The Zerene cesonia ecotype Mississippi chromosome 14, Zerene_cesonia_1.1, whole genome shotgun sequence genome window below encodes:
- the LOC119831859 gene encoding phosphorylated adapter RNA export protein gives MMSTTEGELDVEVAHEREDGELEDSDVEEGTYIPLERPEVFNPPSLVNMQIQDEQSDEASLAESSGSESDDEPRRHAKRTKLRPQRPQPQTQSGRNKKYNIWCQALQEDLLTENMVTCDVSKKRYGVESYDYTIKYRLDDNYISKKVFNSNHENHQANKSHNKRTFSDRSNVKLRLGKRMNSHQPTEEKQNPRLLPDLVVTADDPLENIAYEIAEKLAEEKKDLIARIVEVLGASKAIEIYKETQHVEADGGMLVMNGTRRRTPGGVYFFLLKRDDEVSQGMVNKIFNEDRKETARKIKKGRAKSRQKVMEQLKQSLTDSELPSLLSRGEATVQTEHGSNPPPSPATDARECSSDTDEHSPTEQEHLPSPVRPLSPLPDRTRPIQEYEDGDYLEVMCNDEMDFF, from the exons GATGTGGAAGAAGGCACTTATATTCCTTTGGAGCGTCCAGAAGTCTTCAACCCGCCTTCTTTAGTAAATATGCAGATTCAGGATGAGCAAAGCGATGAGGCTTCGCTGGCCGAGTCGTCGGGCTCCGAGTCAGATGATGAACCGAGGCGTCACGCTAAACGCACTAAATTGAGGCCACAACGCCCACAACCACAAACTCAATCAGGGCGCaataagaaatacaatatatgGTGCCAAGCTTTGCAG GAAGATCTCTTGACTGAAAACATGGTTACATGTGATGTATCAAAGAAAAGATATGGCGTTGAGTCTTATGATTATACCATTAAGTATAGATTAGacgataattatatttctaaaaaagtttttaatagcaATCATGAAAATCATCAAGCCAATAAGAGCCACAACAAAAGGACATTCTCAGACAGATCCAATGTGAAGTTAAGGTTAGGGAAGAGGATGAATAGCCACCAGCCCACTGAAGAGAAACAGAATCCTAGGTTACTGCCAGACTTGGTTGTTACAGCTGATGATCCTTTGGAAAATATTGCTTATGAAATTGCTGAAAAACTTGCTGAGGAGAAGAAGGACCTGATTg cgaGGATTGTGGAGGTGCTGGGAGCAAGTAAggcaattgaaatttataaggaGACACAGCATGTAGAAGCGGATGGGGGTATGCTTGTTATG AATGGCACCCGTCGTAGGACGCCTGGTGGAGTATACTTCTTCCTTTTAAAGAGAGATGATGAAGTATCACAAGGAATGGTCAACAAGATATTCAATGAGGATAGGAAGGAAACAGCTCGAAAAATTAAGAAAGGGCGCGCTAAAAGTCGCCAAAAGGTTATGGAACAGTTAAAACAAAGTCTCACAG ACTCCGAACTGCCCTCGCTGTTATCACGAGGTGAAGCGACAGTACAAACAGAGCACGGTTCCAATCCGCCTCCATCACCCGCAACCGACGCCCGCGAGTGCTCGAGCGACACTGACGAGCACTCGCCTACAGAGCAGGAACACCTCCCCTCCCCCGTGAGACCTCTCTCTCCCCTTCCTGATAGAACGAGACCAATACAAGAATATGAAGATGGAGATTACTTAGAAGTTATGTGTAATGATGAAATGGACTTTTTCTAA
- the LOC119831795 gene encoding centromere protein X-like, producing MARYSNENKEENIDPASISSNVKNNIKQEIIKELLHGSFQDNKTKLGNDALTLVVEVAKCLVTETCLRASSQALKESCDRVDIEHVEKCLPQLMLDFP from the exons ATGGCTCGTTACAGTAATGAGAACAAGGAAGAAAATATTGATCCGGCGTCCATTTCATCAAatgttaagaataatataaaacaa gaaatCATTAAAGAGCTTCTTCACGGATCATTCCaagacaataaaacaaaactcgGCAACGATGCGCTAACACTTGTAGTTGAAGTGGCGAAGTGTCTCGTTACGGAAACTTGCTTGAGGGCTTCCAGCCAGGCACTTAAGGAGAGCTGCGACAGAGTTGACATTGAACACGTTGAAAAGTGTCTACCACAATTG ATGTTAGATTTTCCATGA